The genomic stretch CCGAGTTGCCGCGGATTTTGGCGTAGCCCTCGAGACTGACGCCGATGGTGCCTTCTGACACCTCGTTCGGGTCCATCGCGTGACAGTTGTAGCAGCCGCCACCGTTGTTGTCGGGCGTCTTGTCGGTCCACGTAAGGCCACGACCGCTGGCCGCGATCTTCTGCCCTTCCTTCCAGTCGCCACCTGTGTAGTTGCCGTCGGACGGCCACTTGATCGTCTTCATCTCGGCGGCTTCGAGCCGCTTCATGGTCTCCGCGTCGAGCGGCGTCAGGCTGGAGCAGGCCTTCTGGATCGCATCCTGCTTCTGGCGATCGAGTGAAGCGATGCCGCTGGCCTTGAACGAGCTCACCATCATCTGCTCGACCTTGCCTTGAATCTCGTCGGCGTGGGCGAAGGATGCGGCAAGCACGAGCGGGAGCGCACAGATCAGTTTCTTCATGTCATGTCCTCCTTAGCGCTTCACACCGGGCCACTGGGCCGCGGCACCGTTACCCTTGCCCGCCATGAACACCGACAGCGCAATCGTCACATCCGAAGCGAACACCGGCTCGGCCGTGCGTTGCTGGCGGAAGCAGTCCCACAGGCGGTGCTGCATGGTCCAGAACTGCGAGTTGGACACACGGTAGGCCGGCCACGATCCCCAGCCCGCCGCTGCGCCCTCGGGCTTGGTGATGTTGGGCAGCGACGTCGCACGGATGCGCTTGTCGTCCTGGCTGTGGCAGGTGGAGCAGGCAAAATCCATCGAACCGGTGCGGTAGAAGAAGGCACGCTCGCCCATGTCGTACATCGCTTTCATCTTGGGATGCGACAGGTCGACCGCGATCGGCTTGCCCTTCGAGTGCGTAACCACGTAGGCCACCAGCGCTGCAAGCTTGCCCCGCTCACCTTTCAGGAACTTGCCATTGATGATCTCGGCCGAGGGGATGCCCTGCTGGGTTTCCATGCAGTGCATCAGCCGCGACTCGAGATCCTGCACCTTGCCGGTGTCATCGAAGTAGCGCGGCAACTGTGCCGCGGCGCCCTCGACCACACCCGGCCCGAGGCCAAGGTTACACTGCTCGAGCGTCGCGTTCTTGGGCCCGCGTGCGGTACGCCAGAGCTCTTCGCCCTCCATTTCGTAAAGCTCGGCCGGATTACCGTCGGCGAGCATTTCGCGATAGGCGTCGAAGTTCAGTTCCTCGTTCGCCGATGCCAGCGGGCTGGTCAGCATCACTGCAGCGCCGAGCGCGGTGAACATGAATTGTTTTCTCATCGTCTCTCCTCCTGGGACCTTTCGTTAAGACCCCTGCTTGTGGGCGCACCGGCGTGATCGCCGGCGCTGCCTGGGTCCGCACACCGCGTGCGGCCCCAGGCGAACGATCAGGAAATCTGCACTTCGTCAGTGCGGCTGTCGCCCTTGTTGTCCGCCCAGCTCACCGTGACCTTGTCACCCTTGGCGCCGCCGTTGAACTTGAACGCCAGATACGGGTTGGTGGACACCGAGGCGCCAAACTGGGCCGAGAGCACCACCTTGTCGTTGTGCTTGGCAGTCAGTTCGGTGATGAAGTGCGCCGGAATCAGCGCACCGGACGAGTCCTTGCGCTGGCCGGTTTCCATGACGTGCGACATCAGCACGCGCACTTCAGTCACGCCTTCCTTGGCTGCTGCGCGAATACGCATCGGATTTGCCATCGATTTATCTCCTTGATTTCGTGACCGTGCTCAGCCGCCGCAGCCGCCGAGCGTGACCTTGATTTCTTTCTTGGCCATGTAGAACTTGCCGTCGGCCTTGACCACCGCGTAGACATCCGATGTTTGCCCCATCTTGACCCGGGTCTGGACATCGGGAAGCGTGCCTGCCGGAATATCGAAAGACGCTGCCAGCATGTTCGGATTCTTCTCGATCATGATCGAGATCTGCTCGGTCTTCGGAAGGTTGCTCACCACCCCGACCGGCACAACGGCTCCGTTCTCCGCGATATCGGGCGCGGCGATCTGGACATCGGCGCTTTCCACCGGCTTGCCCGCACCCATGGCCGACATTGCAGCATCAAGAGTCTTGGCGTCGAAAGCGCCTTTGTTCCAGGCAGCCTCAGCCAATTCGGGCTTGATCAGACCGGCCGCAGCCAGCAGACCGAGCATGCCCAGACCGCCGCCCGCCTTCAGGGTCTCCCTGCGTTGATTGTTCATCCCGTCTCTCCTCATTGAATTATTACTGCGCTTTCGCGCCCTCCAGAATCCACTGGACGAGCTGT from Parazoarcus communis encodes the following:
- the soxZ gene encoding thiosulfate oxidation carrier complex protein SoxZ; translation: MANPMRIRAAAKEGVTEVRVLMSHVMETGQRKDSSGALIPAHFITELTAKHNDKVVLSAQFGASVSTNPYLAFKFNGGAKGDKVTVSWADNKGDSRTDEVQIS
- the soxY gene encoding thiosulfate oxidation carrier protein SoxY encodes the protein MNNQRRETLKAGGGLGMLGLLAAAGLIKPELAEAAWNKGAFDAKTLDAAMSAMGAGKPVESADVQIAAPDIAENGAVVPVGVVSNLPKTEQISIMIEKNPNMLAASFDIPAGTLPDVQTRVKMGQTSDVYAVVKADGKFYMAKKEIKVTLGGCGG
- the soxA gene encoding sulfur oxidation c-type cytochrome SoxA, whose translation is MRKQFMFTALGAAVMLTSPLASANEELNFDAYREMLADGNPAELYEMEGEELWRTARGPKNATLEQCNLGLGPGVVEGAAAQLPRYFDDTGKVQDLESRLMHCMETQQGIPSAEIINGKFLKGERGKLAALVAYVVTHSKGKPIAVDLSHPKMKAMYDMGERAFFYRTGSMDFACSTCHSQDDKRIRATSLPNITKPEGAAAGWGSWPAYRVSNSQFWTMQHRLWDCFRQQRTAEPVFASDVTIALSVFMAGKGNGAAAQWPGVKR
- the soxX gene encoding sulfur oxidation c-type cytochrome SoxX — encoded protein: MKKLICALPLVLAASFAHADEIQGKVEQMMVSSFKASGIASLDRQKQDAIQKACSSLTPLDAETMKRLEAAEMKTIKWPSDGNYTGGDWKEGQKIAASGRGLTWTDKTPDNNGGGCYNCHAMDPNEVSEGTIGVSLEGYAKIRGNSEEIVKYTWGKLWNSKAYNACSDMPRNGYGGILTEEQIRHVMAYLFDPESPVNKR